tctcaatatatatatatttataacaatatagtatttgtaagacaacatattagtctttataaacaaaaagtgaatataaacagtcgacttacaagaaatggtcataaattagtgacatctgcatatcgtctgcgaaaggtgcagaagacATTTGTgggcttttataatatgattcctaaggtaattttggacctaccaatgcataagtttaaagaatgtgttaaaacacatttattacagcgaggttattatacaactgatgaatttcttattgtCATTAAGATGAagaggttgcttggaagcatccggctccgctttcatctctcacaagatagaaaaatgaattttaaaatgtaaaatgtaatttgttaatgttggaaaagagcaactgctgagtttcttgccggcttcttctcggtagaatctgccttccgaaccggtgctagagtcactacacacagacagacttgacgtttcaaaagtgcttatattaggcctactagaaataaatgaatttagaattttttgaatttcgaatttcaagtaaataatctatgtctgtaaatattgcaataagtaaacaatgtaaacagtatgtaaataatgtacgtaagtaaataataaattaaagtaaacaaataagtatataatgtaagtaaattacataagtcaataatttatcttaagtaaataatgactgcaagtaaataatgtatgcaagtaaataatgcaaaagagtaaataatgtatgtaagtaaataatgtacgtaagtaaataatgtaataaaggaaataatgtaataatgcaAACAAGTAAACAAtgcaaagaagtaaataatgtatgcaagtaaataatgtacgtaagtagataaaggaagaaaataaataaatatatcgttTTTGAGTCTGCATATCATACGTCAATATTTCAAAATCGAAAGAATTACCTACATtaggaaaaattttttttgatgaCCCTTAACATCCTTGAGTTCTTATGCCTTAAATATGAagggttttcaaaaataaatttactgtattattttatgtaattgtcttggaaaataaattttcacctTCGCTACGATCTCGAAgcgctttaatattttttaattatagtctaTGTACTGGTCTGTGAGAAACCAAAGAGTTCCGGGCGACTACGGGTCTAAAGAATTTTTTATCCAAAGCTTTGTGTGCGAtgggatttaatttttttcagactttacgacagaactattattaaaaagtatctgCAACTATAGGTCTATCGTAAGTTAGCAGATCATATAAGATCATATAAGAAGCATCAGAAACTCTAGAACTTTTATTTGTGAactgctggcaaatgctctgctaacttcaccaaCACAAGATtattggtattgataacaaaaaacttagcaactgatagtttgaaatcacaaaattcTTGACACACAAAGTTTTTCATACTACTTGAACCATATAATTAGATTAATGCAATATTTTAGCAATTCTTTATTACAGTGATCATACCTATTGGATTTGATAGAAAACCGTTGTAAGGCTTATAGCTAAAGCGAAAAAGGATAAACCTgttttaagcttagttttctaagaaaaaacattcatttttaactTAGATTTGGTAGAAAAGAAATCGTATCAAAAATTAATGGTAAGAACACATCGTTTTACAGCTTTAACTTTAATTGGGAAAAGGAAACATCGTTTTACAGACTAGCTATGATGAAAAAGGACATATCGGCTAACAGCTTATAGCCTAAGAGTACATTACGTTTCACAGGTTAGTCTTGATGGAAAAAATACATAGTTTACAAATTAGCTTGAATGGTAAAGGACATATCGTTTCACAGCTTTTAGCTTAAGTGGTAAGAGGACACTATGATTCACAGTTTATAGTTAATGTGAAAAAAGGACGTTCCGTCGCAGGTAAGCTTTGGTAGCAGATGACATGTCATTCGACAGGTTAGCTTTGATAAAAAAGGTACACAGTAtcacagtttttaaaaaaagtgaaaagGACTGTACGTTCCACAGGTtaaatttgtagaaaaaaaataccttttacaGCTTTGATGGGAAGGAACACTCTGTTGCATAGATATGTTTACATACCTGGATGCGCTAAACAGCCGGCGTTGACGAACAGATGAGATCGGAACAGCTCTCCCAGGCCGCCCTTGCCGGGTTGGAAGGGCAGGGGCGTGTACAGGTGCAACCCCGACGCCCAGTACACCTGCGCGACACACGTGCGCACTTGTGACATACAAACCATGTGTTCAACAAATAAACAACTGTTTCATTCTAGTCTAGCCATAAAGATCATAGTCAGATCAACTGTTGATTGCTGGGCACACAAAAAGAGTAGGCATTTTTCATTCAGGAAAGAAATTAGACTTATCAGATTTCTATACCCCGAGAAACGGGGCTAGCTAACGCCAACTATGTAACTCTGGGCtggtaaataaattttctataattttattagtttatcttcctaaatatatatcaaacattactgttatttttatcaaaaagcaGATAAAGACAGCTTTTGCATCACAAAAAGTTTGAGATCATTAATTCTAGTATTATTTAGCATTATTCCATGTATCCCGTCATTTTCACAAATTCCAaatggcacatgaggcttaaaacctacgccacaggttgatggacacagggcggaccTTCGCAGCAAGTGTCCCTTGCTctgagaagtgttgctctgtttataggcgacgatTTTCCACGTACAGTCAAAAGGGATTTGTGTTTGGTCAGTCAATTatcactatataaaaaaaaccagagACTGCCTCATTTggaaaatattagaaatttatattgtattctcATTGTAGGTGTGTGCTTTGGTATCTCTAGTCTGTATTTGTCTATGAGTCTATGCATTGTCTATTATCTGTGATCGGTAAAGAGGAAGCCACATGTACGGCCCCCGAAGTGAGCGTGGTTTGCTTAGCTGTGGCAACTCACGGTGCCGCCCAGCGCCTGCTGGTCGGCGTGCGGGCCCACGCCGCGCTGGCGGAAGCCGCGCAACGTGGCCGGGCCGCCCAGGTAGAAGTGGTCCGGCAGCTCCGTGCCGTACACGTCGTGTAGCACGCCCAGCGCGCCGCCCGCTTGCAGCACCTGCGTTGGGGACGCTCaaatctaattcaaaaatttctttattcatgtaggtaatatggttacataattgtaaggggatggtgataacttcgttcgccaacttgaatctaaagctacgaaggttctgGCATTCGCGCCAGCTTTCTTGCTTCTACAGCTCTCTCGACAATGCCTTATTACATTACCTAGTATTAAAAGGTCAAGTAGATAATTGCTCTACGTAAAGGAACTACATATGTTTTATCCACTTTGATGCATAGTGTTAATAAGGGTCTTCCGTTAATAACTTTATCTATCCCcgatataggttttttttttcaaacccaTTTTtcaaagtttcataattaagttataagtttgctgtcaattttaatgtattcgtaTGATTTATTATCgtctacttaattggtgtatttttttatactcattTTAAGTATAAAGTAAACTGTTTgggtcttaataaataaaataaaatacatcaaTACATGCTAGGTAAGTAATGTTGTACTGGATCCTAGATACTAGGAGTTTTATGAGTCAAATAAGAAACATCGCGCACGGCGTATCtgaataaaatctatttattctaatattgctatctcgctctaATCTATGATGGCGTACCTGTCACTCACGAGAGCCTTTGATGCGCGATCCATAGagtataaattgtaaaaacaCTCAAACGAGGTGTGAAAAGTAGAGTATTCAACTCAGAGTTAAAGCTGCCTTACACTGAGGATACTAGATGCAACTTACTCGCGTAGGATTCATCTTGGCGCCCGTAACGTAAGACATTGCTTTACCTCCTTTTTTAACAATCTACTATTACGCGTTTGGTTGCCTACACGGTTactatgggcaggagacatttttcgcCCCGAAACGTCAATTCGGGAGATAAAATATAAGTCCGCCAAATTGTAACCTCTACCAAATTTTCTTaatgtattcttattttatgtgtttttttttatctctgtggtgtacagtaaaagtgtattcattcattcgttcactCACTAAAAATTGATGGGgactattgccacttcagctgcgCGAAGGATCAGGACTACGCTTGACTTACGATTGGAAGTGTGTTCTGGAACTTGGTATTAAAAAGAAGATTACAATTCTACAAGAGTCATCAGTTCTTGTTCCAAATCTTCGAACCCTAGCACGTAACAGAACGTTCCTtgtattccagcaccttgaaacTACCGTCCCAGCTATGAACCCCTTGCCACTCCAGCTGGATTGTCCCGCATGTGTTACTCACGAAGCCCGGCGCCACCTCCTTGTTGGCCTGCGCCTGCAGCTCGGTGCGCACGTTGGCCACGCTGCCGCCCAGCCCCGCCAGCTCGCTGGAGAACTGCACCCACGTCCCACGCGTGGGGAAGATGGGCTCGTCGCGGTGGTCCACCGTCACGATGTGGCGAATCACGGACTTCATCTGGGGACCTGCGCATTGACAGCTGACAACGTTGGGCAGAAAACGATAGTTTGCGCTACTGACAGAAAGAAACTCAAACCCTGAAAAATGTGGTAACATTTTGCGGTTTATTTTGGTCCATAATGtgttgaagcagtgatagcccagtgggccattcgacttcactttggagTGACTTcgaggagccgagttcgaatcccaacctcTAACtattaagttatatgcgttttcagcaaatttaaatatatctcttgcttcaacggcgcaggaaaacatcgtgaggaaacctgcatgcctgagagttctccataatgttctcaaaaggtgtgtggagtccaccactccgcactgggccagcgtggtggactacggccttaaatgttgatgttggaaaagagcaactactgagtttcttgccggctcttctcggtagaatctgctttccgaaccggtggtagagtcacacaaacatgcatacttgacgtttcaaaagtgcttataaagtaggcctacttgaaataaatgaatttgaatttgaatttgaatttgaaccctttctcattgatggaggtgacccgtgccctgtagtgggccggtaatgagttgatatgatatgatgatgataaccaaTTTgttatacaatgaacattaagtttaattggctatactccgcaaaagcaGGATAATTAACTTAGTTTATTAAGATAACAATTAACTTAAAAGTTGTTCAttacaacatctcctgaggatataCTCCGGTGTCGGGGAATAACGTGCATAGAACACTGCGGaatatctgtttgttgtggagtttGACAATTAAAGAAACTCTAAATTGCATTTAACTATAGCAACAGTCGGTCAATTCGCTGACCCTGTCGGGGTCGACAGGGTAACGAATGGGTGCGGTGCGAAGAAGATAGAAAATGCGCGCCGgtactatcaatgagtatacaaagtagTAGACGCACCAAATCATTACACCTATGGTTTtactatgaaatttaaaatttaaccagAAATCCGATATATGTTCTATGAGATGAGTTTATAAGATGATTTTTTTGAAGGTAGCTTACCACTGCTCTCCCGAACTTTGAAGCTGGTGGTCTTGCTAAGCACCGAGGTATCCCGAACTATGCCTTCCCATTGCAGGTTGTGTTTTGTCTGATACAAAAAAGGTTTATCAAGTCAGCAATTCAATTATACCAATTGTTCTTAAATGgaagtcaataaatatttatgacgtgtaataatttttttatactctttattttacactacaagttaaaaaaaaaccaaagaggaataaaaaaaacacagacagaagcagtatacctacaaaaggcggccttatcagaAGCGATCTATgttagcacggctagcatgggcaggagacaattatatccccggaggaaggataaaaaattatcttgtcTTATaaatctcagagcattggcgcacaagtggaaataatatccaactaatatatgtgtaatattagaAGGGGGTCAACTTCTtctccctgttcccgtgctttaacaAGTGGACTAGTTAATATAATcaggaaatataatttttgtgtactgcctgtgctagccctgcaggcaaccttaggaaaaGGAAAGCATTAcagtagttttatttaatagttacctaatgaaacttttaataactataactTGCCATGTTgctgatatttaattaaaataatcttatttcaagaagtaattaaaattatatttgaagcACTGCCAATATTCATGACACgccggtgggtattttgatatgaatTACGGGTGCATTCTTATGCTTCAGTATTGCGACAGACTCAGGCGCTATGACATGATGCAATATGAATGATGTACAGGCTCGTTACCACGGGGGACGTCTTGAAGGCGATGTCCAGCAGCAGGCCGCGGTCCAGCAGCTTGTAGCCCGACCACGGGTACTCGTGGTTCTGCTGGTACACGGTCGCGCTCAACCTGCGCCAAACAACGTGCTATGTGTATTACTACGATCATAGGGCTCCTCTCTGTCTCTCTTTTCTTtctctccctctctctctcACTTTCTCTATAGAGATAATAGAGTCGTGTCAGTGAGATATTACTTTGTaccgacagccctctttgcagTGCATGTATGGATAACACCAACGttcgtgatgctggagtgcaggGGCGtaacagagcaacgcgagatctacctgagATTCCCAGCCACTTTAGcagaagtcctcagcaaccAGGACACCATGTTAGGATTCTGGAATGAGCTTGggtggctggagtagcgagcaacagcgGAAAATTTCGACGCACAACAAGCGACGGCatgcttacgtgcggaaactgaaTGTGCCCAGATAAAGAAAAAGAAGTGGACGAAGAGGATTACTTTGTCCATTGTGATAATAAACATCTGTTAGTTCGTGAGGTAAGTTTAACAAGCGGGCACGTTGTCGTCGCGCAAATGTCCGACGCTGTAGTGCCCAACAGGCAGGGCAGGTACTCACACGGGGGTCAGAGGGCTGTGCGGGTAGGGCTTGGTGGCGGACACGTTGAAGTTTGAGGAGCTGCGATGGCCCACGCTGTACTCGGCCGCCACGCGCTCCCCGCGCCCCAGCACGTTGGGCAGCTTCACTCCTGCCACACACACAGCAGCCGTCAGCAGAAGCATTGCGAGTATTCGTAATGCTACGAACCATCAATTCCCAATCGAAATTAATCCAATTTAAggatacataaaattttaatcgagaa
This is a stretch of genomic DNA from Pararge aegeria chromosome 12, ilParAegt1.1, whole genome shotgun sequence. It encodes these proteins:
- the LOC120628044 gene encoding sorting and assembly machinery component 50 homolog, with translation MGTVHAKAEQNSDKGAVGSGIFEFEEPDTFEEPAPKPAVKLNGVRARVDRVHVDGLSRTKDDVIKSTIDDLFHATDFEDVIFRAHKVRRALDSMGCFRDIGVFIDVSKGPEATPEGLEVTFHVKELSRIVGGINTTVSENEGNLVLGVKLPNVLGRGERVAAEYSVGHRSSSNFNVSATKPYPHSPLTPVLSATVYQQNHEYPWSGYKLLDRGLLLDIAFKTSPVTKHNLQWEGIVRDTSVLSKTTSFKVRESSGPQMKSVIRHIVTVDHRDEPIFPTRGTWVQFSSELAGLGGSVANVRTELQAQANKEVAPGFVLQAGGALGVLHDVYGTELPDHFYLGGPATLRGFRQRGVGPHADQQALGGTVYWASGLHLYTPLPFQPGKGGLGELFRSHLFVNAGCLAHPEEAGAAVLEALGEARVACGAGVALRLGRAARVELNYCVPLRARPSDVAAPGLQLGVAAHLL